Proteins found in one uncultured Desulfuromonas sp. genomic segment:
- a CDS encoding pentapeptide repeat-containing protein, translated as MENDNQPKNSAHPLYMLLHSEEIEEFNTQREIHDDFSVLKGLDFRGLDLRGAELNGFDLSDGYFRQTDLRGLDLRTCNLQGASLRSAKISGTYFPDELSPDEILMSLNHGTRLRYR; from the coding sequence ATGGAAAACGACAACCAACCCAAAAACAGCGCACACCCTCTTTACATGCTGTTGCATAGTGAAGAGATTGAAGAGTTTAATACGCAGCGTGAGATCCATGATGATTTCAGCGTGTTAAAAGGGCTGGATTTCCGTGGTCTTGACCTGCGCGGTGCCGAGTTGAACGGCTTTGATCTGTCCGACGGCTACTTTCGCCAGACCGATCTGCGTGGTCTGGATTTGCGCACTTGCAACCTGCAGGGAGCGAGCCTGCGTTCCGCCAAGATCTCCGGCACCTACTTTCCAGACGAACTGTCCCCGGATGAGATTCTTATGTCGCTCAATCACGGCACGCGGTTGCGTTATCGTTAG
- a CDS encoding pepsin-like aspartic protease, which translates to MGHERCNDRVSRKRNSSPPSSCDGIRLPLYKGPFQNNGASPWYLELPVGTPKEGTTPQRLKFSLDTGSNFVWVTSTLCGAQGCQHYGDKQFNYDDSSSFHWCSQQTIPVDFGPWGTMQVETGQDVLALDQQTATTSEIYLAEAYNGDQFAELDWDGGIGVPSSYSTELHATSRTFIRGIRRSLTQGANEKCADADFAFFQNLMNQGRVSPDQPFLAFDTDPQTKTGTVALGALDSAYQDSLEYLYLPFTVYPTITYVWASALKSLRVGEKTLATDMYFCLDTGSSQFKGDVGVMQEAFALTDGKQSNPLVTIELAQQGDDKPGTLVIPAEVYKVEIEAGDKSGQIISQFEPMAGVDKLILAGSVLLDYLYTVYEYEVASDADGRYRLTAKGMWLFNKKNGLKIIQNTQSQPARIFAGVAEGD; encoded by the coding sequence ATGGGTCATGAACGCTGCAATGATCGTGTAAGCCGGAAACGGAATTCCTCCCCGCCTTCCTCGTGTGACGGTATCCGTTTGCCGCTTTACAAGGGTCCGTTCCAGAACAACGGCGCATCCCCTTGGTATCTGGAGTTGCCGGTCGGTACGCCCAAAGAAGGAACAACGCCGCAGCGGCTGAAGTTTTCCCTGGATACGGGCAGCAACTTCGTCTGGGTGACCTCGACCCTGTGCGGTGCGCAGGGTTGCCAACATTATGGTGACAAGCAGTTCAACTACGATGACTCGTCCAGTTTTCATTGGTGTTCGCAACAAACGATACCTGTCGATTTCGGCCCCTGGGGCACCATGCAGGTTGAGACCGGCCAGGATGTGCTGGCCCTGGATCAGCAGACGGCAACGACCAGCGAGATCTATCTGGCCGAAGCGTACAACGGCGATCAGTTCGCGGAGCTCGACTGGGACGGCGGCATCGGTGTGCCGAGCAGTTATTCCACGGAACTGCATGCGACCAGTCGCACCTTTATTCGCGGAATCCGGCGGAGCCTGACGCAGGGCGCCAACGAAAAATGCGCCGACGCGGATTTTGCGTTTTTTCAGAACCTGATGAATCAGGGACGCGTCAGTCCCGACCAGCCGTTTCTTGCCTTTGACACCGATCCGCAAACCAAAACGGGGACGGTTGCGCTGGGGGCGCTCGATTCGGCTTATCAGGACAGCCTGGAATACCTGTATCTGCCGTTCACCGTTTATCCGACCATCACCTATGTCTGGGCCTCAGCGCTGAAATCGCTTCGCGTGGGCGAGAAAACGTTGGCGACTGATATGTATTTCTGCCTCGATACCGGCTCGTCGCAATTCAAAGGCGATGTCGGCGTCATGCAGGAAGCCTTTGCACTGACCGACGGTAAACAGAGCAACCCGCTGGTGACCATCGAACTGGCGCAGCAAGGGGACGATAAGCCGGGCACGCTGGTGATTCCCGCCGAAGTTTACAAGGTGGAAATCGAAGCGGGCGACAAAAGCGGGCAAATTATCAGTCAATTCGAGCCGATGGCCGGGGTGGACAAGCTGATCCTGGCGGGTTCCGTGCTGCTGGATTACCTCTACACAGTCTACGAGTACGAGGTCGCTTCGGATGCGGATGGCCGCTATCGACTCACGGCTAAGGGGATGTGGCTGTTCAACAAGAAGAACGGGTTGAAGATCATTCAAAACACGCAAAGCCAACCGGCGCGGATTTTCGCCGGTGTCGCGGAGGGGGACTGA
- a CDS encoding avidin/streptavidin family protein translates to MAVDLNGRWENNFGSFLNLKVDAQGVITGVYGSDTGSSGTYYLVGAAGLNAPTEQAGRNLAVSVFWHPIDGTKSDPSWHWVTTQCGQLQIDGTISLFQSLVATTDFPGLAGIGNYLEKLTCSRTDKGPTTPIPAAPSPDDPQQEDLLNGQWQASYGGPGLSLSVKKSDYGWLCGRLSLDDEAILMRGFADIHADDTMLRGVTLCGYSSARGAAIALNGSLDPSTGRLTLSRWFALSTSSADGYVQTDLGSWVFEPDTTER, encoded by the coding sequence ATGGCTGTAGACCTGAACGGGCGCTGGGAAAACAATTTCGGCTCTTTTCTCAATCTCAAGGTGGATGCTCAGGGTGTTATCACCGGCGTTTACGGTTCGGACACCGGTTCTTCCGGCACCTATTATCTGGTCGGTGCCGCCGGGCTGAACGCACCTACCGAGCAGGCTGGACGGAATCTGGCCGTCTCGGTGTTCTGGCATCCGATTGACGGCACAAAAAGCGATCCCTCCTGGCATTGGGTCACCACGCAATGCGGCCAGTTGCAGATCGACGGCACCATCAGCCTGTTTCAATCGTTGGTGGCAACCACCGATTTTCCCGGTTTGGCGGGAATCGGCAATTATCTTGAAAAATTGACCTGCAGCAGAACCGACAAAGGGCCGACCACGCCTATCCCCGCAGCGCCGTCTCCCGACGATCCGCAACAGGAGGATCTGCTCAACGGCCAGTGGCAGGCGAGCTACGGCGGACCGGGATTGTCGCTGTCGGTAAAAAAATCCGATTACGGCTGGCTGTGCGGTCGTTTGAGTCTCGACGACGAAGCTATCCTGATGCGCGGGTTTGCCGATATTCATGCTGATGACACGATGTTGCGGGGCGTCACTCTGTGCGGTTATTCCAGTGCTCGCGGGGCGGCGATCGCGCTCAACGGCAGTCTCGATCCCTCCACCGGTCGGCTTACCCTGAGTCGTTGGTTTGCTCTTTCGACATCGAGCGCCGATGGCTATGTGCAGACCGATCTGGGAAGTTGGGTCTTTGAGCCTGACACAACAGAGCGTTAA